A single Lactuca sativa cultivar Salinas chromosome 8, Lsat_Salinas_v11, whole genome shotgun sequence DNA region contains:
- the LOC111907635 gene encoding uncharacterized protein LOC111907635 → METNQPPKDRDTIVDIVSSESESECEGNKRSKTVVRSAAGRTALTVEASEEGECSSNSYRNSVKSSDDDYEDLESLTYHKFVKNGEHNTPLLEKTSLKEKRKIPHTKKAPKPPRPRKGPSLDTADLQLVKEIAEQTMKRRARVERLKALKKRRAAKSSSPSSPSSSSSSSSSNSSLFAMAITVLFFLVIIFQGFGSGQSSSLSFDDSPKSSGGAPSSGLISIEIGNNFNDVQQIANPPKKHVTRKIYGTGSSFVEQKSVSESRTLVE, encoded by the exons ATGGAAACCAATCAACCGCCAAAAGACAGAGACACCATTGTTGACATCGTGAGCAGTGAAAGTGAAAGTGAATGCGAAGGTAACAAAAGATCAAAAACTGTGGTTCGATCTGCTGCTGGTAGAACAGCTTTAACTGTTGAAGCATCAGAGGAAGGTGAATGCAGCAGTAATTCCTACAGAAACTCAGTGAAATCAAGCGATGATGACTACGAAGATCTGGAATCATTAACATACCACAAATTTGTAAAGAATGGTGAACATAATACACCTCTTTTAGAAAAGACAAGTCTGAAAGAAAAGCGCAAGATTCCACATACAAAAAAGGCTCCAAAACCACCTAGACCACGTAAAGGTCCATCTTTAGACACAGCTGATTTACAACTGGTTAAAGAGATTGCTGAACAGACAATGAAAAGGCGTGCAAGAGTTGAAAGATTGAAAGCATTGAAGAAGAGAAGAGCAGCTAAATCATcgtcaccatcatcaccatcatcatcatcatcatcatcatcatcaaacaGCAGCCTCTTTGCTATGGCCATAACTGTTCTCTTTTTCCTTGTCATAATTTTCCAAG GTTTTGGTTCAGGTCAAAGTTCAAGTTTGAGTTTTGATGATTCTCCAAAGTCATCAGGGGGAGCACCATCAAGTGGTTTGATCTCCATTGAGATTGGGAATAACTTCAATGATGTTCAACAAATTGCAAACCCTCCAAA GAAACATGTGACACGTAAGATATATGGCACTGGTTCCAGTTTTGTGGAACAAAAGTCTGTTTCTGAGTCTAGGACTTTGGTTGAATGA
- the LOC111907636 gene encoding peptidyl-prolyl cis-trans isomerase FKBP62: MEDDFDFPAAGGMNDEMMDDTPYDAPGTLKVGEEKEIGNEGLKKKLLKEGESWETPENGDEVEVHYTGTLLDGTQFDSSRDRGTPFKFTLGQGQVIKGWDQGIKTMKKGENALFTIPAELAYGASGSPPTIPPNATLQFDVQLLSWSSVKDICKDGGIFKKIVKKGEKWENPKDLDEVLVNYEVRLEDGTLVAKADGVEFTVQDGHFCPALSKAVKTMKKAEKAVLTVKPQYGFGEKGKQASGNETGVPANATLQITLELVSWNIVSNITTDKKVVKKILKEGEGYERPNEGAIVQLTLIGKLQDGTIFFKADPFDFKTDEEQVIDGLDRAVLTMKKGEVAVLTIAPEYAFGSSESKQELAVVPPNSTVIYEIELISFVKEKESWDMITPEKIEVAGKKKEEGNMLFKAGKYERASKRYEKGVKYIDYDASFSEEEKKQAKVLKVSCNLNNAACKLKMKEYKEAEKLCTKVLEMESRNVKALYRRAQAYINVGDLDLAEIDIKKALEIEPENRDVKMEYKVLKEKMREYNKKDAKFYGNMFAKLSGADSKKKMAPKEVAPMTIDSKA; this comes from the exons ATGGAGGATGATTTTGACTTTCCCGCAGCTGGAGGAATGAACGATGAAATGATGGATGATACGCCGTATGATGCTCCGGGGACATTGAAGGTTGGCGAGGAAAAGGAGATCGGTaatgaaggtttgaagaagaaaCTTCTTAAGGAAGGTGAAAGTTGGGAGACTCCAGAAAATGGCGATGAGGTCGAAG TACATTATACTGGAACCTTGCTTGATGGGACTCAATTCGATTCCAGCCGTGATAGGGGAACTCCGTTCAAGTTTACTCTCGGTCAAG GTCAAGTAATTAAAGGATGGGATCAGGGAATCAAAACAATGAAGAAGGGTGAGAATGCACTCTTCACCATTCCTGCTGAGCTTGCATATGGCGCTTCTGGTTCACCTCCAACTATCCCTCCAAACGCCACTCTACAATTCGATGTACAACTACTTTCCTGGTCTAGTGTCAAGGACATTTGCAAGGATGGCGGAATCTTCAAGAAGATTGTTAAGAAAGGAGAGAAGTGGGAGAACCCAAAGGACCTTGATGAAGTTTTAG TGAATTATGAAGTTCGTCTTGAGGATGGGACTTTAGTCGCAAAAGCTGATGGAGTAGAGTTCACTGTCCAAGATG GACACTTTTGCCCTGCGTTGTCAAAGGCTGTGAAAACAATGAAGAAAGCAGAGAAGGCCGTTCTTACAGTTAAACCTCAAT ATGGATTTGGGGAGAAGGGGAAACAAGCTTCGGGTAATGAAACTGGAGTTCCAGCAAATGCTACACTTCAAATTACTTTAGAGCTTGTATCATGGAATATCGTCTCAAACATTACCACTGACAAAAAGGTTGTGAAGAAAATCTTGAAAGAAGGAGAAGGATATGAGCGACCAAATGAAGGAGCTATTGTTCAAT TGACATTGATTGGTAAGCTGCAAGATGGCACCATATTCTTTAAAGCCGATCCTTTTGATTTCAAAACAGACGAAG AGCAAGTAATCGATGGACTTGATAGAGCTGTGTTAACAATGAAGAAAGGCGAAGTAGCTGTTCTAACAATCGCACCTGAGTATGCATTTGGTTCTTCAGAGTCCAAACAAGAATTAGCAGTAGTTCCTCCTAACTCCACTGTCATCTACGAAATCGAGCTTATCTCTTTTGTGAAG GAAAAAGAATCATGGGATATGATCACTCCAGAAAAGATCGAAGTAGCTGggaagaagaaggaagaagggaACATGTTGTTTAAAGCTGGGAAATATGAGAGAGCTTCAAAGAGATATGAGAAGGGTGTGAAGTACATTGACTATGACGCTTCTTTTAGTGAGGAAGAAAAGAAGCAAGCGAAAGTGTTGAAGGTTTCCTGCAATCTGAACAACGCAGCTTGTAAGCTGAAGATGAAGGAGTACAAAGAGGCTGAGAAGCTTTGCACGAAGGTGTTGGAAATGGAGAGCAGGAATGTGAAGGCGTTGTACAGGAGGGCTCAAGCGTATATTAATGTTGGTGATTTGGATTTGGCTGAAATTGATATAAAAAAGGCACTTGAAATAGAGCCTGAGAATAGGGATGTGAAGATGGAGTATAAGGTGTTGAAGGAGAAGATGAGGGAGTATAATAAGAAGGATGCTAAGTTTTATGGGAATATGTTTGCTAAGCTGTCGGGAGCTGATTCGAAA AAGAAGATGGCTCCCAAGGAGGTAGCTCCAATGACAATTGACAGCAAGGCGTAA